CAACATCGGCCAGCTATCTCCGTATGGGTTTCATGATTGGGAATACCTGCTCACTGAACTCGGCTGGTTACGCCATGATCATCTGTTGGCACGCTGTGCCTATGGGGGCGGCGTTTTGATCATACTGTTGTCGCTGGTTTTAGCCAGTGGTGTGTTGTTGTTCAAAAGGAAGCGTTTGTCTGAGAGGATTCAATGATCAAAAGGGTGATATTTGTTCTTTTTTTGCTGTTGCTGCCGCAACTGTCCGCCGCTTCCGATACCTCGTGTGCGCGTGTTTCCATTGAAATCCTACAGGAATTAACGCTGGAACGGGTGGCCTTTGACGCCAAGATGGTGATCCATAATAATCTGCCGGACAGGGATCTGGACAATGTTCGTGTCGATGTCTCCATACAGGATGTGCAGGGGAATCTGCGCAATGACCTGTTTTTCGTCAAAGTGTCCTCTCTGGACAATATTGCCGGCGTTGATGGAGACGGCACCGTTTCACGCAACAGCAGCGCTGAAATCCATTGGTTGATCATTCCGTCTCCCGGAGCCGGCGGCGATCTCGCTACCGGCGTGCTCTATTTGGTCGGAGCGACTTTGACCTACAGCATCGACGGCGACGAGGAGATCCTGCCGATTAATCCGGATCAGATCACCGTACGCCCGACGGCCCAGTTATATCTCGATTATTTTACACCGTACAGTGTTCTGGGAGACAACCCGTTTACTTCGCAAGTGGAAGCCCCGACACCGTTTCCTTTGGCCGTACGTGTTCTCAATGATGGTTATGGACCGGCTAATGCCCTGAAGATTGATTCCGCCCAGCCTAAAATTGTTGATAATCAGCAGGGACTGCTGATTGATTTCAAACTGCTTGGAGCTGCAGTTAATGACAGCGCCGTCTCACCCTCGCTGATCGTTGACATGGGCGATGTGGGCAGCAAAGAGGCGGCGACCGGATATTGGGAGATGATTTCGACGCTCTCCGGGCGTTTTGTCGGTTTTGATGTCTCGTTTACCCATGATTCAGAACTCGGTGGTGAGTTGACGTCCCTGATCAAGGAAACAAATGCCCATTACCTGACACATCGCATCCGGGTAAATCTGCCCGGACGTGACGGCCTGCTGGATTTTCTCGCCGATACGGACGGCGATAATGCCCATTTGCCGGATAATATTTTTGAATCTGAAATCCCTTCCGGTGGCAGTGATCGTCACGATGCGGTGGTTCCAGTGACGGTGGTTAGTCCAACGGTGTTGCCGAATCGACCCACTCCGCAGGCACGCGAAGTCACCACAACACTTGATGTGTCCTCGCATGCGGGCGGATGGATTTATACCCATCTTTCGGACCCGTCGCAGGGCTTGTTGATATTGGAGGGCGTCGTGCGTTCCGACGGTGTTCAGCTGGATCCCCACAATTTCTGGATCGAGGAAAATCTGGACGCCAATTACAACACAATATTTACCTTACAGTTTGTTGATTACCGTGCCAGTGCTGCGGCACCCGGAAAATACACCCTGATCTTTTCACAACCCGAGGATGATTTGATCCCACCAGTAACAACACTGGTTTACGACGGTCCGGCCGTGGAAAAGGACCAGGTCTATCTGACGCCTGAAACACGGATTGTTTTGACGGCTCAGGATAATGAGGCGGGAAGTGGCGTCGAGCAGATGTTCAGGAGAGTTGGGGATGAATCCTTTGTTCCGGCAGTGCCATTTACTCTGGCCGAGGGAACTCATGCGTTGGATTATTACAGTCTGGACCGGGCGGGAAACGTGGAGAGTACTCAGTCTAAGATTGTAGTTGTTGATAACGAGGCGCCTGCTGTGACTGAGCCGTTGTCCGCTGACCCGGAAATTTTTGCCCCTCAGGCTCCGGGGAGTACGGCTTTCAAGCAAAGCACAACGTTGCGTTGCGTTGCCAACGACACGGTGCCGGAGGTGACCGCACGATTAGAGATTATGGATGCTTCCGGCAATGTTGTTCGTTCGTTTGAGAAAAACATCGTTGCCGGCGCGGTCATGGATTTTGTTTGGGAGGGGGATGATGCGGCCGGAAATCCCGTTGCCAGTGGCGACTATACGGCGTTGATAAGCATTGACGACGGGCTGGATCACGTGACGCAGGAGCAGGTGACGGTGACGGTCGCGGAATGGTTTGCCGTGACCGCCGTGGACCCAGTACCCGGAGCGATCCAGTGCTATCCGGCGATGAGCGGTACACGCGTTGTCTGGCAGGATAACCGCTACGGTCAGAATGATATCTATCTGAAAGATCTTTCCGCGCTTTCGGCACCGTCCGTGCGCATTACGGATGACGTCAATAACCAGGAGCATCCTGATATCGATGGTGATTTCGTGGTCTGGCAGGATGATCGCGATGGTGACAGCAATATTTATGGTTATGATCTGCAAGAAGACGTTGAGTTTGTTATTTGTGAAGCCACTGGAAATCAGGTTTCCCCTGTCGTTTCAGGAGATTGGGTCGCATGGCAGGATAACCGTAATGGACATTGGGATATTTATGCCTGGAATCGCAGCACCGAGGAAGAGCGGCAGATTACCAGTCATGAGCGGGACCAGATTCGACCGGCGATCAGTTCCGGGCTTTTGGTGTGGGAAGACTATCGCCACGGTTTGGCGGAAATTTATCGCTATGATCTGGTGAACGGCATTGAAACCCGGCAGACGCTGGACGGTGCCAATCAGTTTTTGCCTGATGTTTACGGGGATGTCTTGGTGTGGACCGACCAGCGAGACGGGCAGCAGGAGATCTATCGCAGTAATGGCGCGGATGCCCGTCGTTTGACCTATGGAAGCGGCAATCGCAGCCAGGCGTCTTTGGCCGATAATTTGCTGGTTTATACCGATTACAGCGCTGGAATATCCGATCCGAATCTGGGGTTCATGGATATCCTCTCCGGGGTCGGCAGTGTGCTGACGACGCATCCGTCACGGCAGGAGGAACCCGCCGCCGGGGAGAATATGGTGACCTGGCAGGATGATCGTGATGGAACGCTGCAAATTTACATGGCTGAGCTGACGCTGGAGGATCATCCCGTTACTGAACACTTGCAGCCTGGGTTCAATCTGATTGCTATTGGGCAGCTTCTGGTCGATAGCTATGCTAATGCGTCGGAATTGTTCAGTTCCAGTCGGTTTGGAAACAAGATTAACCGTGTGTTGACCTATAGTTCGTTGCATGGGCAGTTTTTTGAAGCTGATTCCGGCACAGGAAATTTTGCTTTGGTGAAGGGCTCGACCCTGGTTGTTTATGCCACATCGGAATTTGATTTGCCGGTGGCCGGTGCCACAGAGAGTATGACATACAGCTTGCCGGTCGGCGTCAATTATGTGGGCTTGTTTAATGTGCCCGTGGGCTATCGAGCCTATGACCTGATTGCATCTCTCGGCATGGAGAATATCGTCAGTGTCCGCTCCTATGACCAGCAAAATGGGCGTTGGCTTACTGCTGCCGTGCGTGAGAAGAATGACGTTTCCCAGTGTGTTGGCAACAATTTTTCGATTAGTTCCGGTGATGCATTGGTTCTGACCATGGCGCAACGTGTGGATGGGTGGAGTCCCTGATCTGATTAAAAGAGATGTTAACGCCTTAGTAAAGCGGGGCTTTGTTGCGGAGCCTGTTTGCTGGATCGCAATGCGGCTCAAAATTGAAATTTTTTCTTTCAGCCTTCGATGGAAAGACGTCAGTAGGATGATGAAATATTTACTTTTGTTGTGCGCCTGTGTGTTTTTTTCCGCTGTATGTCAGGCTGCGGATTACAAGGAAATGACGCCGTCACGCGTTTACCATCTGATGAAAGAGGGGAGCGCGCTTTGGTTTATCGATGTCCGAAGCGAGAAATCTTACGAGAAAGGCCACGCGGAAGGCGCCGTGAATATCCCTTTGACGACACTCGCGCACAAGCGTTTTCCCGCGGAAAAGATTTTGATTGCCATCGACAATTCCCCTGGCCAGGTTTTATCACGTAAGGCCTTTGAAATACTGAAAATAAATGGCCAAAAACATGTTTATGTGTTGAAGGGGGGCCTGTCTGGTTGGGCCGGTGAAGGATTGCCGATGGCGGGTGTTGATGATCCCTGGGAGCTGGCTCGTGTTTTTCAGAAAGAGCTTTTCGAAGCGCTACAGCAGGGAGTTGATTTGCAGGTTTACGATTTACGTTCTGAAGATGAAGTCATGAAAGGGATGATTAACGGAAGTGTCATACTGTCTGGTGAGACCCTGGAAAATCGTTTGATGAACCTGCGTCGGCAATTGCAGAAGCGGCAGCGATTACTGAACCTGGCGGATCAACTTGAACACTCTAAAACTCTTCTGGTCGTTTTTCCCGCAGCTGTATCGGCACGGGATCTTTATATGGAATATCTGTGGGGGCTTCAGGATAATTTACGTGTTCTTGAAGGTGGCTATGCCGCTTGGGATGCCGTGCAGAGCAAAGGGATGATCCGGTCCGGAAAAGGATGTGCCACATGTCCGGGAAGTTGATGAATCAAAAGTGATTTTTAACAGGTTGTTGAAAAAAGTCCCGTCCAGGGCCTTTTCAATTGAGCAAGCTGAAAAAGCGATTTCCGTCTTGCTCACAAAGTCAATCACTTAAAGACTTTTTCTTGATTTTTGTCGCCTGTCCATGGGCTTCATAGGCTGTTTGTCAACAGCCTGTTAGTGGTCCGAAAATCGTGCTGTTGGTTTCAATGAGTTTTATGGAAAGAGGATAATCATGAGACGTTCGTTTGTGCTGCTGTTTTCTCTTCTCTTTGCACTGCCCGGTTCCGTCTTTGCGGTGCCGGAAACGGTAAGCGTACGGATTACCGATGTGACACCATCGTCATTTTGTGTGGTGTGGATGACTGATGTTGCGGCGGAACCGATGGTTGAACTCTATGCCGACCCCGGCATGAATGAAAATATTACGAACTCATTTCGTATCGAAGCCATGCCGGATATTTCCGCCGAAATTGCCGAAAAGGCCAGAGACAAAGGGATCATGAAAGTAAGGGTGTCTGGTTTGGCCCCGACTGCGGATTATTACGTGCGTACCGTCACCATTGATCCGAAAAATGTCTCTTCCGTCGGTTATTCGACGCTTCATCATGTGACCACCGCCGCATACGTGCAACTGGAGAGAGTGCAGGAAGATGGGCGCTTAAGGCATGAATCGAATGACTTGCTTGCCACTCGCGTCTATTTACGGCCGAGTGATGGTGAAGATTATCGCGGTGCGCTCCTGATTCTCGAAACGGACGATGCCGTTTCCCCTTTAAGTATTATTGCCGGAAACGGCGTTGATAGCCCCGAAGGCTTGTTTGACTTGAGTAATTATTTCGATCAACAGGGGGTCAGTTTGAATTTATCCGGTGGTGAAAATGCGCGTTTGTCGATTTATCGCGGTTTGACGCTCTCCACGTTATTGCACTATCGGACATTTCCCGTAGACACGGGGGCTGGCTCCGTCGGAACTCCGGTAAAAGGTTTTTTTGCTGATTTCAACGTTGATGGTGTCGTTGACTCTTCGGATTTTGAGTTATTTAAGGAGCATTATCGGGCAGGGGCGAATGACTCCGAGTTCAATCCCGACATGAATCTGGTTGTGGCCGAAGAGGACAAGGTGACGGCTGAAGACACGATTGATGCACGTGATTTTGCCCGGTTTGCGTCTGAGTATGGAAATGATTCTTTCTGACAGAGTGATGCCGGCAAGGGTTTGTTTGAATATTACAAAGCCGTTTCGGAGAGGGATTTTTTAAATGGGCATGGTTGGAAGATGTACGGGCAGGATGTTGGAAATGTTCCTTCCGGGAGTTTTACAATGGCGCAAGTCGAAAACGAGCGTTTCGTCTTGTATAAAAAATCAAGCACTTGAAAGTCTGTCCTTGATTTTTTTCGCCCGTTTATGGCCTTCGCAGGATTTTTTTAAAGACCCTTGCAGAGGGGGATTATTTGGTCTGTCCGGGCTCATTCTTGCCCTTGTTTTGGCGAGCGGCGTCAATTGCTGGGGCGCCGGAATTCGTGTTGCACCATTAACCGAAAATGTGGAACCCGGCGAAACCCTGAGCGTTGATATCTGGGCCGAAGGGATCCCTATGGATGGTTTGAGTTCCGTCCAGTTTCGCTTGTCCGTCGACGCTGACGATGTCGATGTTTCAGGGGTCGGCGATCTGTCGCAAGCCCAGGCGGATGACATCTCCGTTTCCGCGCCTTTGCTTGTTGCCGAACCGACATCACAACGTTCAGGCCTCGGTTCGATGTTTCTGAACGGTCAGGGCGGCCAGGGGGTTCTGGTGATCGATAATGAGTCTTTTACCAATGGCAGTGCGCTGTTTACCTATAGCCATACCATGGGTGCGTTGCTTTCCTCCGGCAACGGCACCGTTGCCCGTTTCCAGATCAAGATTGGAGAAAATGTCGATATTGATTCATTCGACCTTCGCGTGACGGATGTCCTCTTGATGAAAGACGGTCTTGAATACCCTGTTGAATACTCTTCCGGTGCGACGGTCATGTTGCGTTGCGCGGCATCCGTGCCGGATTTAACGGGACTTTCTCTCGATGAGGCAACGAGCCTTTTGAATGAAAAGGGGCTTTCCGTCGGGACGGTTTATGAGATTGATAATGCGCAAGGTGTTTTAGCGCTGGATGTTGTCTTGCAACAGTCGGTACCTCCCGGTGAAGAGTGGGAGTGTGGGCAGAGTGTGAATCTTGCGATCAACACCGCTCCGGTTGAAGTCACGGATATGACGGCGATTGATATGGCAGGGGATGACAGTGGAAAGGTGGTTTTAAGCTGGTTGCCGTCCATTTCCGATGATGTTGCCGGTTATCGTGTCTATAAAGGTTCCGATCAGATCAATGATATTCCTGATCCGCAAAGTCACGGTGCTGAAATCGACAACATGGAAAATGGCGTTGAACAGCAGTTGAGGGTTTGTGTTTATGATGCGTCAGGCAACGAGAGCGAGGGGACGAGTCTCACTGTTGTCGCAGTCGATGATGTTTCACCCGTCATAGAAATCTCAGGCGTGCAGGAAGGCCATTATTATAACCAGACTGTGACCCCTGAAATTACAATCATCGAAAACAATCCTTCCGGGTCCAGCATTCTGTTGAATGGTGTTCCATATGAACCGGGCCTTCTTGAGACTGACGGAGAGTATGTCCTGACGGTAGTGGCCAATGACAGTGCCGGTAATGAGGATAGCCGGACGGTGACGTTCATCATCGATCGTACGCCACCGACGATCTCTTTTACGCAGCCGCTTGATGGTGATTTTTATGCGGAAGATGTTGTCGCTAAAGTAACGATTGATGATGCCTATCTTGATCCTGAGCAAACGGTTTATCTTTTGAACGGTCAGCCGTATCAGGTTGGTACGCCGGTCATTGATGAAGGAAATTATCTGTTGTCTTTAAAGGTCAAAGATCTCGCGGGCAATATTTCGGAGGAAACGATCCGGTTTGCCATAGACAAAACGGCCCCTGAATGTGTTGTTTCGATTGCGCAGCCCTGTTTTGAAACGGAGCAGGGCGTCTGGATCTCTTCTTTGAGTTCCCTGTTTTTAACGGCAACGGATCCGGGCGGTGGTCCGGAGAGTGTTGCCGCAATTGAATATGCCCTTGATGGTGGTTCGTGGTTAAATTACATCGGGGCGTTTACATTGGACAATGTTGACGATGGTGATCATCTTTTGGCGTGTCGTGCCATCGACAAGGCGGGCAATCAGGGAGAACCGCAAGAAAAAGTCCTTAAGGTGGACAACCGTTCTCCACAGACGGGGATTGTATTTTCCAGTCAAAGTTTTGAAGATGGCGATCAAAAATTAGTCACAAAGAATACCGAGCTGCAACTTGTTGGCGAGGATGATTTATCCGGAATTGACAATACGTACTATCGGTTTGACGACGAATCTTCCTGCTTTAGTTATACGGATTCAATTAAACTTTCCGATCTGGAATACGGGAATCATACTCTTTGTTTTTATAGTATGGATAATCTTGGTAATTCAGAAATTGAAAAAACGATTGATTTTGTTGTTGTCGGTGTTGATGTGACCTGTTCTTACAGTGATGTTCCCCGTGTGCTGGTCTGGACAACGATTCCGGATGGACATGGGTGGTTCAATCGTGATCCTGATTATTCTCTGGAAGATGTTCAATCCCTGCTCAATGAATCATTCAACGTCCCTGAAGCATTTTACAAAATTGTCACAGAACTTGATGATTTTGAAAATGAATTAGCCAGCAATAACTACAATGTTACTATGATTTTGGCATTGGATAAAAATCCTCCCACACGTGTGTACAGAGATATAAAAGAGGCCGTTGAGAATGGCATGGGGCTGCTTGTTTCTGGCTGGAACAATAGCTTGTCGCCATTGATTGAAGGCGCTTTGGGAGTAAAAGGGCAAGGGATTCTCCCTTTGATCGGCGTCGGTAGCGAAAAACAGGTTTATTTCTACCCCGGAGCGGAGTTTTCACAGCAGAACCTGCATGTGAGTGGAGATTTTCAGCGTGTTAAAATGGATGGCGGCATTCTGGCGGGGGTGATCGAGAGTGACACCTTATGCGCCGGTTTGAAAAAAGTGACTTTAGGCTATTCCAATCAATTCAGTCTTGGCGATGAGGTTGTTGTAAAACTGTTTACCCAAACTGACGGGCAAATCAACCTTCTTGAAGAAGAGCGCTATTCGATTGAGTCTTTTTGGAAAATTCCGTTTTTTTGGGTGAGTGGTAATCCTTTGGGAGATGTCTCAATCGACAAGGTTTCTGAAGATCAGCTCGAATTCAGCCTTGACGCCCCTTATGGTTGTCTTGATAGCGGCTATTATGTCAGCGTTGAAATTATCCATGCAAATGGGGAATCCACGGCAACGGAACAGGTGTATATACCGACGTCCTGTGAAGATCATTTACAGGAAGGGGTTGTGCTGGATCCATTTACAGTTATGGATGTCAATGCAATCGGTTTTAACGAAGAACCACCAGCCGTTGTTCTCAATCAGTTCGGTGAGGGACGGACAGTCTATTTCTCCTACAATTATATCGATTCCGCTTTCTCTGATGATCGAAACAAGCATACTGAGATGTTGCGTGACGTTGCCGACTACCTTTTGCCGAAGTTCTCTCAATCCTCAGGCCATTCAACGGTATTGTTTGAGAGCAGAATTAAAGTCCATGGTGCGAGACTCAGTCTGACGGGTGTTGACCATCTGCTTGAAGGATTGTCTGCTTCCCCGATGTTTGATTTGGGGAACTCGTCGTTGCAGTATCGCTTTCAACTGGGAGACAACGAAGAGGGCGTTTATCGTTACTTTGTAGAGGTTGACCGCACTGCCAGTGAATGGAAGAAGGAAACGGAGCTCTCTTTGGTGTTGGGGACGGAAACCGCCTTTTTCGACAGGTATCTGTTTGAACCGGATCTTGGTCTTTCCCAAGAGTAGTCTGTGGGTCGATTTGTACCGGCACAAGCATGGGAGATCGCCTCGGCATCGCACCAAGGCGCTCATTCCCTTTTTCGGTTTATTTTCAACGACTCAGACCAAAAATGAAATTTAAGACGTGCTTACAAAATAAGGCACTTAAATTTAGCCTTGATTGTGTCGCCCGCCCTTGGTTTCCACAGGCAGTTTTTCAACCGCCCGCCGGGGGCGGATTGCCATGAAGGGGCTAAGGATGTCTGTTGGCGGAAAACAACACGGTGTTGTCCTGTTGGGCGTTCTGATGGCCGTGATGGTCCTGGGCCTCATGTCAACGATTGTCGCAATGAGTTGGAAGACCCAAACCCAGAAATCAAAAGAACAAGAACTGCTCTGGCGAGGAAATCAGTACCGTCGCGCTATTGAATCATATTAT
This is a stretch of genomic DNA from uncultured Desulfuromonas sp.. It encodes these proteins:
- a CDS encoding FlgD immunoglobulin-like domain containing protein, with product MIKRVIFVLFLLLLPQLSAASDTSCARVSIEILQELTLERVAFDAKMVIHNNLPDRDLDNVRVDVSIQDVQGNLRNDLFFVKVSSLDNIAGVDGDGTVSRNSSAEIHWLIIPSPGAGGDLATGVLYLVGATLTYSIDGDEEILPINPDQITVRPTAQLYLDYFTPYSVLGDNPFTSQVEAPTPFPLAVRVLNDGYGPANALKIDSAQPKIVDNQQGLLIDFKLLGAAVNDSAVSPSLIVDMGDVGSKEAATGYWEMISTLSGRFVGFDVSFTHDSELGGELTSLIKETNAHYLTHRIRVNLPGRDGLLDFLADTDGDNAHLPDNIFESEIPSGGSDRHDAVVPVTVVSPTVLPNRPTPQAREVTTTLDVSSHAGGWIYTHLSDPSQGLLILEGVVRSDGVQLDPHNFWIEENLDANYNTIFTLQFVDYRASAAAPGKYTLIFSQPEDDLIPPVTTLVYDGPAVEKDQVYLTPETRIVLTAQDNEAGSGVEQMFRRVGDESFVPAVPFTLAEGTHALDYYSLDRAGNVESTQSKIVVVDNEAPAVTEPLSADPEIFAPQAPGSTAFKQSTTLRCVANDTVPEVTARLEIMDASGNVVRSFEKNIVAGAVMDFVWEGDDAAGNPVASGDYTALISIDDGLDHVTQEQVTVTVAEWFAVTAVDPVPGAIQCYPAMSGTRVVWQDNRYGQNDIYLKDLSALSAPSVRITDDVNNQEHPDIDGDFVVWQDDRDGDSNIYGYDLQEDVEFVICEATGNQVSPVVSGDWVAWQDNRNGHWDIYAWNRSTEEERQITSHERDQIRPAISSGLLVWEDYRHGLAEIYRYDLVNGIETRQTLDGANQFLPDVYGDVLVWTDQRDGQQEIYRSNGADARRLTYGSGNRSQASLADNLLVYTDYSAGISDPNLGFMDILSGVGSVLTTHPSRQEEPAAGENMVTWQDDRDGTLQIYMAELTLEDHPVTEHLQPGFNLIAIGQLLVDSYANASELFSSSRFGNKINRVLTYSSLHGQFFEADSGTGNFALVKGSTLVVYATSEFDLPVAGATESMTYSLPVGVNYVGLFNVPVGYRAYDLIASLGMENIVSVRSYDQQNGRWLTAAVREKNDVSQCVGNNFSISSGDALVLTMAQRVDGWSP
- a CDS encoding rhodanese-like domain-containing protein codes for the protein MMKYLLLLCACVFFSAVCQAADYKEMTPSRVYHLMKEGSALWFIDVRSEKSYEKGHAEGAVNIPLTTLAHKRFPAEKILIAIDNSPGQVLSRKAFEILKINGQKHVYVLKGGLSGWAGEGLPMAGVDDPWELARVFQKELFEALQQGVDLQVYDLRSEDEVMKGMINGSVILSGETLENRLMNLRRQLQKRQRLLNLADQLEHSKTLLVVFPAAVSARDLYMEYLWGLQDNLRVLEGGYAAWDAVQSKGMIRSGKGCATCPGS
- a CDS encoding PASTA domain-containing protein gives rise to the protein MDGLSSVQFRLSVDADDVDVSGVGDLSQAQADDISVSAPLLVAEPTSQRSGLGSMFLNGQGGQGVLVIDNESFTNGSALFTYSHTMGALLSSGNGTVARFQIKIGENVDIDSFDLRVTDVLLMKDGLEYPVEYSSGATVMLRCAASVPDLTGLSLDEATSLLNEKGLSVGTVYEIDNAQGVLALDVVLQQSVPPGEEWECGQSVNLAINTAPVEVTDMTAIDMAGDDSGKVVLSWLPSISDDVAGYRVYKGSDQINDIPDPQSHGAEIDNMENGVEQQLRVCVYDASGNESEGTSLTVVAVDDVSPVIEISGVQEGHYYNQTVTPEITIIENNPSGSSILLNGVPYEPGLLETDGEYVLTVVANDSAGNEDSRTVTFIIDRTPPTISFTQPLDGDFYAEDVVAKVTIDDAYLDPEQTVYLLNGQPYQVGTPVIDEGNYLLSLKVKDLAGNISEETIRFAIDKTAPECVVSIAQPCFETEQGVWISSLSSLFLTATDPGGGPESVAAIEYALDGGSWLNYIGAFTLDNVDDGDHLLACRAIDKAGNQGEPQEKVLKVDNRSPQTGIVFSSQSFEDGDQKLVTKNTELQLVGEDDLSGIDNTYYRFDDESSCFSYTDSIKLSDLEYGNHTLCFYSMDNLGNSEIEKTIDFVVVGVDVTCSYSDVPRVLVWTTIPDGHGWFNRDPDYSLEDVQSLLNESFNVPEAFYKIVTELDDFENELASNNYNVTMILALDKNPPTRVYRDIKEAVENGMGLLVSGWNNSLSPLIEGALGVKGQGILPLIGVGSEKQVYFYPGAEFSQQNLHVSGDFQRVKMDGGILAGVIESDTLCAGLKKVTLGYSNQFSLGDEVVVKLFTQTDGQINLLEEERYSIESFWKIPFFWVSGNPLGDVSIDKVSEDQLEFSLDAPYGCLDSGYYVSVEIIHANGESTATEQVYIPTSCEDHLQEGVVLDPFTVMDVNAIGFNEEPPAVVLNQFGEGRTVYFSYNYIDSAFSDDRNKHTEMLRDVADYLLPKFSQSSGHSTVLFESRIKVHGARLSLTGVDHLLEGLSASPMFDLGNSSLQYRFQLGDNEEGVYRYFVEVDRTASEWKKETELSLVLGTETAFFDRYLFEPDLGLSQE